One Bombus fervidus isolate BK054 chromosome 7, iyBomFerv1, whole genome shotgun sequence genomic region harbors:
- the LOC139989197 gene encoding uncharacterized protein isoform X2 translates to MSSHIQKSCVVRTQGLEATLSDSKKKYGDKVNALLSAWEHVTNFIPGATPEATQSLIEWAHKHTLKLVLRGEWPKLSPATKTHLSVTLQRCASHLVQHPAAPRCTALIALVHNPWTHPALDSILNGQPDSEHEEEFCCSEKGELLTMRLKILCEDRCEDIAVKLAAACVRSLRRSDRLRSLSDSHHVHYMIDVYIVLLYKLKRMQDIFAQLKLMDLSDGLELVQRLSGERPTKYGTARVWRNSIKAAELVAQYLVTAGMVRPVPETGANVLEQILNSWALLHSKLKDVAPTLPGMIRKLIEPAESAQHIYIFCAVLVKHFGDSIKPVVIELYIRALTTDMNELESQKTKSDTEKVRETAKRLSMQFLKLADVVGSNIGIARECVLTAFSLHPTRACYDRIKEIAVACGKTKEDGTSSGDNVVAGSEKLNHILENSHSNIGLKKIDNNTGEKNGTKVANTDSSSLCNSSLFPVSPSLSSSIAGITTPTKKNIDFQNGQVTKNFERTDQLLKSFLTLKKGDTTNSASDRCPLHPKRDSLSNGPLGELCFNCGEFIGNDISRSKTPESNNTNSRNVERTLDALILIKGDAVTGSANYDEKSVPNQVLDAEKLGLSPQLCDDLAVVLSSPRYHMLSWVLDWKELKSLCERYLENAEEMRNTNKELKYLNIDYSQFKDWPSEDDTKDIFFGIEKGYEQWVDLPSDGSEQFGSFQPAGNFKRSSTRRSLDDVTTTDSDSGSVLRVKRTGRQRKTHRLESSESDYDSTERKPKHFRNRISSISDTDSNTQDSQTDSFGSDGCRLEVKKKSNKSSNKESSKKRSKTSKLTVDSVSHFHMLVNENVRHTNTNEDASGSDVSGNDIITLFSADMDESKRETIKGSTYTATAPLILTERRSDPAVLKSLRMFRPQNSKKSARISQILHKNLLNKSKDNNNLENNTNSITKFAPMLSTLNLNPKIVLTRADEIDDRLIRSKKQQRLSSGDITSELMNIQKNMPFSPNKNALSPYQKQKGNGAAITGKTDLSPTGGRDLNSKSNLGKRKFDILAKVVRDSDILAKNVPGLNSLDMMVPPRMRPTVNVVQLSRNIPQSPNSGSINSGNTPPRPNRTPSVAGNIQLPGTPSSGGHDSGVGMSPAGQTPPPRSSILPDVGEETNQLPDSSPTSSTTTNVSGQLEPDSSPRTVPIRRNQQSQSPKKSPPPCSTVATTTTTSSVIASTITSEQLQIVCKPDGTYQLASVNPNVVSNQRNVLNLQNIDDGNVGNFSRQNQRADNANANRSTYERLTSAKVTAQSGQNTGLPKFQQAFGKTIYTLSTDTSTGGVTGASSETPHVQTASPQKTANLSKAVQTSVPNAQQTNASTGINVQSIANIPNTLQLSTSRQILNIVQSSGNNPNVASSPNTNQTLTQLVQSVQNASPGVIYTHKIPVTISTTNPSQLNIIPTISHSNSIPPGRTPVVKLNIIRAPLRQPNITGAIQVLTTPRLQQQQQQQQQQQQQQQQQQQQQQQQQQQQPPPQQQQPTTVRRDSLLGSPMEVPNQVSSTTLEQLREFESVLEQVKERSTIQPQSHQTISTAATTTVQTQTTTQQTQAIKPQQVSVSALTQPLLMPTQQTTNNDFASNGNTVNFHQDVFSQKVSLTYVNQNAGSVVTKTPNSTPVVVVTSYCQPAASPALSVTSQSSSSPCVTPAPTPAPSAGKTPPTPPSSKTVKKTAPKTVKTSATNTSKASPIPKPQQKPQEDEQTAQRIYAILDEYAEQLRNSPDLNNKPAPRRRSNPPTNPSQSSKRKKSNTSKTKSGGQQSSELSPSTDDLGRTMGSEDSSSGVAQVQDSPAGFSAPEEPSSNVGSVTDTTAEIRNLTNDSNDSVELNVKRRNLIFAEPGSGQSRAVIVQEAVQTSSVSVSEALASVTGKMGSTAVLVPGPNYILPMNLVKGQQFTIVSSGSKLLATMPATVRATGNTGVSNTLVLQSFLNQAGKIISQPGQVKQVKIPSLQTLSGNQTLTTTQNVQGASVVIPHSGNHAQFMSDLSTEKSNIISDLTMTKSDTVTGGVTVESATNTIVVNKSNSTIGLIQRNMNEPSENQPICSVITSNPNLTLQGARLFNSSIHKLTTPSLKSDNVVCITPTATIAHSPEKKSPQESQMHNEKSVSIQTSATIALAFATQSDVSLLNDAQQYQQQQQQQQQKDMKEISAEIIPGAKIISPKTVKRKIDDAMGMSENVPKTLITSNSVVCSSNATPLQSNEKIDSMSTITVASKQSGVIDHTTQFLVTGGPSSSDSQESAVQQSADGIEVSCKIGNGLLYGNARLQEAWEPEGKVSPDTPWRYVPTSANSLSMEPLNPRYSDNSENVQSVLQIINKGQGIEMASGHIYQTNTKKYFMNHTLEPFQQYSNKSNMMKTPLNPRLDRELLQQKMERKAAAIEREMKLQKSLSEECEDLGVDEPSTSDLFPEADLLFDTNHSPSFDHSSQDASCSQPLGMKSYGGSYFRSLDSSSGSRDVSPIADFKLNERRKSSSQRTRSAKDSLKKLKRDKIDDLHLENPSKHMRLTLDNLSQDEASNSNSDISRLSPTNLGSLENDSLKDTGRTKMMSRNGSKEGSPSSVSSIPSNMKLDIDLDSESLPPSINVNNTSAASSGDESLTLLSGNTADVTIPSPLSPIAGPMLSTHKYTYTNKKRIPSKVTRMDYLSWESPMSERMRSSSDEEDSSISESISSQPEDNALSNGLEDSVQSLKSLSNERRCNYLKKKDKLQVNSRVVLNRADHKSSLSKRIKVNESIQDSVMVSSDKTSEPSDDETGNIALVEPDCRARRSSLRGHVKKGCACCNGSPERPKKKSVKPEHSRLKKRLPSKQAGKKR, encoded by the exons GGGCTTGAAGCGACATTGAGTGACAGCAAAAAGAAGTACGGCGACAAGGTGAATGCACTTCTGTCCGCCTGGGAGCATGTCACCAATTTCATTCCTGGGGCAACGCCAGAGGCCACCCAGTCTCTCATAGAATGGGCTCACAA ACACACGTTGAAATTGGTACTGCGCGGGGAGTGGCCGAAGTTGTCACCCGCGACGAAGACGCACCTCAGTGTAACGTTACAGAGGTGCGCGTCACACCTGGTGCAACACCCCGCTGCACCCAGGTGCACTGCCCTGATAGCTCTGGTGCACAATCCATGGACTCATCCCGCTCTCGACAGCATACTTAACGGCCAACCGGATTCCGAACATGAAGAGG AGTTCTGCTGTTCGGAGAAAGGTGAACTGCTGACAATGAGGCTGAAAATACTTTGCGAGGACCGCTGCGAGGACATAGCGGTAAAACTCGCCGCTGCTTGCGTACGTTCTCTGCGACGAAGCGATCGGTTGCGCTCACTCTCGGATTCTCATCACGTTCATTACATGATCGACGTCTATATCGTCCTCTTGTATAAATTGAAACGCATGCAAGATATATTCGCTCAA CTAAAATTAATGGACCTCAGCGACGGATTGGAATTGGTCCAACGTCTCAGTGGTGAAAGACCGACAAAGTATGGAACTGCACGCGTTTGGAGAAATTCGATAAAAGCTGCCGAATTGGTTGCACAATATCTCGTTACAGCTGGTATGGTACGCCCTGTGCCGGAAACGGGCGCAAACGTTTTGGAACAAATTCTAAACTCTTGGGCATTGTTGCATTCGAAATTAAAAGACGTAGCACCTACGTTGCCGGGGATGATAAGGAAATTAATCGAACCCGCTGAGAGTGCTCAGcacatttatatcttttgcGCGGTACTTGTTAAGCAT TTTGGCGATAGCATAAAGCCCGTGGTAATCGAATTGTATATCAGGGCGTTGACCACGGATATGAACGAATTGGAGAGTCAAAAAACAAAATCCGATACGGAGAAGGTTCGCGAGACTGCGAAACGCCTGAGCATGCAATTCCTCAAGTTAGCCGATGTCGTTGGTAGCAATATCGGTATTGCCCGAGAGTGCGTGTTGACAGCGTTTTCTCTGCATCCTACCAGGGCTTGTTACGATAGGATCAAGGAAATCGCTGTTGCGTGCGGAAAAACGAAAGAGGATGGAACGTCCTCCGGTGATAACGTCGTCGCCGGTAGCGAGAAACTAAACCACATCCTTGAGAATAGTCATTCTAACATAGGATTGAAAAAGATCGATAACAATACAGGAGAAAAGAACGGAACAAAAGTGGCGAATACGGATTCTTCGTCTTTATGCAACTCTTCGTTATTTCCAGTGTCGCCGTCGTTGTCCAGTTCGATCGCGGGTATAACAACACCAACGAAAAAGAATATCGACTTCCAAAACGGACAAGTAACCAAGAACTTTGAGCGAACGGATCAACTGTTAAAGAGCTTTTTAACTCTGAAAAAGGGAGATACGACGAACTCGGCAAGCGACAGGTGTCCTTTGCATCCAAAGAGGGATTCGTTATCCAATGGTCCACTCGGAGAACTTTGCTTCAATTGCGGAGAGTTTATTGGCAACGATATCTCGAGAAGTAAGACTCCAGAATCGAACAATACGAACTCTAGAAACGTGGAAAGAACGCTCGATGCTTTAATTCTGATCAAAGGCGACGCTGTCACGGGTTCTGCGAATTACGACGAAAAATCCGTGCCAAATCAAGTGCTAGACGCGGAAAAACTCGGTCTGTCGCCACAGCTTTGCGACGATTTGGCCGTGGTTTTGAGCAGTCCTCGTTACCACATGCTTAGCTGGGTTTTGGATTGGAAGGAGCTGAAAAGTCTGTGCGAGAGATACTTGGAAAACGCCGAAGAGATGAGAAATACCAACAAGGAGctgaaatatctcaatatcGATTATTCCCAGTTCAAAGATTGGCCCTCGGAAGATGATACCAAGGATATCTTTTTTGGAATCGAAAAGGGATACGAACAATGGGTGGATTTACCGTCGGATGGCTCGGAACAGTTTGGTAGCTTCCAGCCTGCTGGTAACTTCAAGAGATCGTCGACGAGAAGAAGCCTCGATGACGTTACCACCACCGATTCCGATAGCGGAAGTGTATTACGAGTAAAGAGAACAGGCAGACAGAGAAAAACTCATAGATTAGAATCCTCCGAAAGCGACTATGACAGCACGGAACGTAAACCGAAACATTTTAGGAATAGGATCAGTTCGATCTCTGATACCGACAGTAATACGCAAGATAGTCAAACAGACAGCTTTGGCAGCGACGGATGTCGACTGGAGGTAAAGAAAAAGTCGAATAAATCGTCCAATAAAGAGTCGAGTAAGAAACGTTCGAAAACATCAAAATTAACCGTTGATTCCGTCTCGCATTTTCATATGCTCGTTAATGAAAACGTTCGACATACAAACACGAACGAAGACGCGAGCGGTTCCGACGTAAGTGGCAACGatattataactttattttctgCCGATATGGATGAAAGCAAACGTGAAACGATAAAAGGTTCGACATACACAGCAACCGCGCCATTAATACTTACAGAGAGAAGGAGCGATCCAGCGGTACTTAAATCTTTGAGGATGTTCAGGCCGCaaaattcgaagaaatctgCGAGGATTTCTCAGATACTGCACAAGAATCTTCTAAATAAGAGTAAAGACAATAATAACTTAGAGAATAATACGAACAGTATAACGAAATTTGCTCCGATGCTCAGCACGCTCAACCTGAACCCGAAGATCGTATTAACCAGAGCGGACGAGATCGACGACAGACTGATACGATCGAAAAAACAGCAACGATTGAGTAGCGGCGATATTACGAGCGAGCTGATGAACATTCAGAAGAATATGCCGTTCTCTCCGAACAAAAACGCATTATCCCCGTATCAGAAACAAAAAGGAAATGGAGCAGCGATCACTGGTAAAACGGACTTGTCTCCTACCGGTGGACGGGACTTAAATTCTAAATCGAATTTGGGCAAAAGAAAGTTTGACATTCTCGCGAAGGTTGTCAGGGATTCGGATATCTTGGCAAAAAATGTACCCGGTCTAAATTCATTGGATATGATGGTACCACCAAGAATGCGACCCACCGTAAACGTCGTGCAACTCTCAAGAAACATTCCACAGAGTCCGAATTCGGGCTCTATCAACAGCGGAAATACTCCCCCGCGGCCAAACAGAACTCCGAGCGTGGCTGGAAATATTCAATTACCCGGTACACCCTCTTCCGGGGGGCACGATAGCGGCGTTGGCATGAGCCCGGCTGGTCAAACCCCTCCCCCGAGATCGTCGATTCTTCCCGATGTCGGTGAAGAAACGAATCAACTACCCGATAGTTCACCAACCTCTTCTACGACCACGAACGTTTCCGGTCAACTCGAGCCTGACTCGAGTCCTAGAACGGTGCCTATTCGGCGAAATCAACAGAGTCAGTCGCCCAAGAAATCCCCGCCTCCTTGTTCCACTGTCGCAACTACCACGACGACGAGCTCGGTAATCGCCTCGACCATCACATCGGAGCAACTACAAATCGTTTGTAAACCAGACGGTACATACCAGTTGGCCTCTGTAAATCCGAACGTAGTGTCTAATCAGAGAAATGTCCTCAATCTGCAAAACATCGACGATGGAAACGTTGGTAATTTTTCGCGGCAAAACCAAAGAGCCGATAACGCAAACGCAAACAGGAGTACGTACGAGAGATTAACGTCTGCGAAAGTGACGGCGCAGTCTGGACAAAACACCGGTTTGCCCAAATTTCAGCAAGCTTTCGGCAAAACTATCTATACGCTTTCCACGGACACGTCGACGGGCGGCGTAACCGGCGCCTCGTCGGAAACGCCGCACGTGCAGACGGCGTCCCCGCAGAAGACGGCAAACCTATCGAAAGCAGTACAAACATCCGTACCTAATGCACAACAAACGAACGCGTCTACAGGTATAAACGTACAGTCCATtgcaaacattccaaacacgtTACAATTATCCACTAGCAGGCAAATCTTGAATATCGTCCAAAGCTCTGGAAATAACCCAAACGTAGCGTCTAGTCCGAATACGAATCAAACGTTGACGCAGCTAGTACAAAGCGTTCAGAATGCTTCGCCGGGTGTGATATACACGCACAAAATTCCTGTTACTATATCCACCACAAATCCCAGTCAACTGAACATTATACCGACTATATCGCATTCGAATTCGATACCACCTGGAAGAACACCGGTGGTCAAGTTGAACATCATTCGTGCTCCTTTGAGGCAACCAAACATTACAGGAGCTATTCAAGTTTTGACCACGCCAAGAttacaacaacagcagcagcagcagcaacaacagcagcagcagcagcaacaacaacagcaacaacaacaacagcagcagcagcaacagccgCCACCACAGCAACAACAACCAACAACAGTTAGGAGAGACAGTTTGCTTGGTTCTCCTATGGAGGTACCGAATCAAGTCAGTTCAACCACTTTGGAACAATTGAGAGAATTCGAAAGCGTCCTGGAGCAAGTGAAAGAGAGGAGTACGATTCAACCACAATCTCATCAAACGATATCCACCGCAGCCACTACCACCGTACAAACGCAAACCACTACGCAACAAACGCAAGCTATAAAACCACAGCAGGTTTCTGTGAGCGCTCTCACTCAACCGCTTTTGATGCCGACGCAGCAAACCACCAACAACGATTTTGCGAGCAACGGCAACACGGTAAATTTTCATCAGGACGTTTTCTCTCAGAAAGTTTCTCTAACCTACGTAAATCAAAACGCAGGCTCCGTTGTCACGAAAACCCCAAATTCGACTCCGGTCGTTGTTGTGACCAGCTACTGTCAACCGGCGGCTTCGCCCGCTCTCAGTGTCACTTCGCAAAGTTCTTCCAGCCCGTGCGTCACCCCGGCTCCGACGCCTGCACCATCCGCTGGGAAAACGCCTCCCACTCCACCTTCGTCGAAAACGGTGAAAAAAACGGCGCCCAAGACGGTGAAAACCAGCGCGACGAACACGTCGAAGGCTTCGCCAATACCGAAGCCGCAACAAAAGCCACAGGAAGACGAACAGACCGCTCAAAGAATCTACGCTATATTAGACGAGTATGCGGAGCAATTGCGAAATTCTCCCGATCTGAACAATAAACCCGCCCCGAGGAGAAGATCAAATCCACCAACGAATCCGAGTCAATCTTCGAAGAGGAAAAAGTCGAATACGAGCAAAACGAAATCTGGTGGTCAACAGAGTTCGGAACTTAGCCCGAGTACAGACGATCTCGGAAGAACAATGGGCAGCGAGGATTCTTCGAGCGGCGTTGCTCAGGTGCAAGACAGTCCTGCTGGTTTCTCCGCTCCGGAGGAACCGTCCAGTAACGTTGGAAGCGTGACGGATACAACTGCCGAAATTAGGAACCTGACGAACGATTCGAACGACAGTGTGGAATTAAACGTTAAGAGACGAAATCTGATTTTCGCGGAACCTGGTTCCGGACAGTCGAGAGCGGTGATCGTTCAGGAAGCTGTGCAGACTAGTTCCGTGAGCGTCAGCGAAGCTCTAGCTTCGGTAACGGGAAAGATGGGAAGCACAGCTGTCTTGGTCCCTGGACCTAATTACATATTACCGATGAACCTAGTGAAAGGTCAGCAATTCACGATAGTATCCAGCGGATCGAAGCTTCTCGCAACGATGCCAGCAACCGTACGAGCTACTGGAAACACCGGTGTATCGAATACTCTCGTGCTTCAATCCTTTCTGAATCAAGCAGGGAAAATAATCTCGCAACCGGGGCAAGTCAAGCAAGTTAAAATACCATCGCTGCAGACTCTGTCAGGCAATCAGACTCTGACCACGACGCAAAACGTTCAGGGTGCGTCGGTGGTCATTCCTCATAGTGGAAATCATGCTCAATTTATGAGCGACTTAAGTACAGAGAAGAGTAACATCATCAGTGACTTGACTATGACAAAATCCGACACGGTGACCGGAGGAGTTACCGTTGAATCCGCGACGAACACGATCGTCGTGAACAAGAGCAATTCTACGATCGGTCTGATACAGCGTAACATGAACGAGCCGTCGGAAAACCAACCGATATGCAGCGTGATCACCAGCAATCCTAATTTAACTCTTCAAGGCGCCAGACTGTTCAACTCCTCTATACACAAACTGACGACGCCGAGTCTTAAGTCTGACAACGTAGTGTGTATAACACCAACAGCTACGATCGCCCATAGCCCAGAAAAGAAGTCACCGCAAGAAAGTCAAATGCATAACGAAAAATCTGTCTCCATTCAAACGAGTGCAACGATTGCTCTCGCCTTTGCCACTCAGTCCGATGTTTCCTTGTTGAACGACGCTCAACAATatcagcagcagcagcaacaacaacaacaaaaggATATGAAGGAAATATCGGCGGAAATAATCCCTGGTGCCAAGATCATCTCCCCGAAGACAGTCAAGAGAAAAATCGACGACGCAATGGGTATGTCGGAGAACGTTCCGAAAACCTTGATcacttccaactctgtcgttTGTTCGAGCAATGCCACACCATTACAGAGTAACGAAAAGATTG ACTCTATGTCGACGATAACGGTTGCGAGTAAACAGTCTGGTGTAATCGACCACACGACGCAGTTCCTAGTAACCGGTGGACCAAGTAGTTCGGATAGTCAAGAATCTGCTGTTCAGCAGTCTGCCGATGGCATCGAGGTATCGTGCAAGATTGGAAACGGCTTACTATATGGAAACGCGCGATTGCAAGAAGCTTGGGAACCAGAGGGTAAAGTGTCGCCCGATACACCTTGGCGATACGTTCCTACGTCCGCGAATTCTTTAAGTATGGAACCATTAAATCCAAGATACTCAGATAATTCGGAGAACGTTCAAAGCGTTCTGCAGATCATCAATAAAGGTCAAGGTATCGAGATGGCGAGTGGACACATCTACCAAACGAACACGAAAAAGTACTTTATGAATCATACGTTAGAACCATTCCAGCAATACTCGAATAAGAGCAACATGATGAAAACACCGTTAAATCCTAGATTAGATCGAGAATTGTTACAACAAAAGATGGAGAGGAAAGCAGCCGCCATAGAACGCGAGATGAAGCTACAGAAAAGTTTATCGGAGGAGTGCGAAGACTTGGGCGTGGACGAACCGAGTACCAGTGACTTGTTCCCAGAGGCAGATTTATTGTTCGATACGAATCATTCTCCATCGTTCGATCATTCTTCTCAGGACGCATCCTGCAGTCAGCCGCTGGGTATGAAATCTTACGGTGGTTCCTATTTTCGTTCGTTAGATTCGTCGAGCGGTAGCAGAGACGTCAGTCCCATTGCCGATTTTAAGCTGAACGAACGTAGAAAAAGTAGCAGCCAGCGAACCAGATCCGCGAAAGattctttgaaaaaattgaaaagagacAAGATAGACGATCTACATTTAGAAAATCCTTCGAAGCACATGCGGCTAACCTTGGATAATTTAAGTCAGGACGAAGCGTCGAACAGTAATTCTGATATTTCGAGATTATCACCGACGAATCTGGGGTCGTTGGAGAACGATTCGTTGAAGGATACGGGTCGGACAAAAATGATGTCAAGAAATGGTTCGAAGGAAGGTTCGCCTAGTAGCGTATCGAGCATTCCATCGAACATGAAATTGGATATAGACTTGGATTCGGAATCGCTACCCCCAAGCATCAATGTAAATAATACCTCGGCAGCAAGCTCGGGGGACGAAAGTTTAACCCTGCTGAGCGGTAACACCGCCGATGTCACGATACCTTCGCCACTCTCACCGATCGCTGGTCCCATGCTATCGACGCACAAGTATACCTATACCAATAAGAAGCGAATTCCGTCGAAGGTGACGAGAATGGATTACCTTTCTTGGGAGAGTCCAATGTCCGAGAGAATGAGATCGAGTAGCGACGAAGAGGATTCTAGTATAAGCGAATCGATCAGCAGTCAACCGGAAGACAACGCTCTGAGCAACGGACTCGAGGATAGCGTACAAAGTCTCAAGTCTCTGTCGAACGAGCGACGCTGCaattatctaaaaaaaaaagataagttACAGGTGAATTCAAGAGTAGTGTTGAATCGAGCGGATCATAAGAGTAGTCTGTCGAAGCGTATCAAGGTGAACGAGTCGATTCAAGATTCGGTCATGGTTTCCAGCGACAAGACCTCCGAGCCCTCGGACGACGAAACGGGCAATATCGCTTTGGTCGAGCCGGACTGTCGAGCTAGACGATCGAGTTTACGTGGACACGTTAAAAAGGGATGTGCCTGTTGCAACGGATCGCCCGAAAGACCCAAAAAGAAATCGGTCAAGCCCGAACACTCGAGATTAAAGAAGCGACTGCCCTCGAAACAAGCTGGAAAGAAAAGGTAG